The following nucleotide sequence is from uncultured Draconibacterium sp..
GATGCTTCCAAAAACTGACAATCGGCAGGGCAGGTATAGCCACAGTAATTCAGTTTTTTCGGATCGGGTAGTTCATTTTCAGGAAAAGTAAAGGCAGAAAGTTTGCCGGAGAGCAAAATAGCACAGCCCGTAACAGAACTGTTTATAATAAACTGCCGACGGTTGGATTGATTAGTCATAACTATTGAATTTTGGTTTACTAAGTTATGACAACTCATCACAGGATCACCCTTACCTGGTCGAGTTTTTTTTGGCTGAAAATAATCTGGTATGTCAGGATGAGGTGTTATTTGAAATAAGAATATATCTCGTCATAACCTTTCATTTCCATCACATCGGCACGCATTTTTGCCGCTCCCGGAAACGAATTGAGGTATATTTTATAGAAGCGTTTCAGGATATTGAAATTTTTGTGTGGGCTCCAGGTTTGCTCAAAAAGACGGGTGTGTTCGAGCAATTTGGCAATCCGGTCTTCCATTGAAATTTCTTCCGTTTCAGGATTGAAAAACCAGGGATTATGAAAAATTCCACGACCGATCATTACACCATTCACGCCGGTTTGGTTTACGCGGTCAAGTCCTTGTTGGTACGACATCACATCGCCGTTACCATGAACCGGAATGTGTGGTTTTAAGCTGTTTTTCAGTTGAACGGCTTTGGCGATTTCCTCCCAACTGGCATCGCCTTCCGATTGCATGCGTTGCGTACGGCCGTGTAAAATAATAGCTGCCGGATCAACCTCCAGTAAGTTGGCCATCCAGTTTTCGGTGATGTGCTCTTTTATTCCGGTACGGGTTTTTACACTCACGGGTAGGTGAGTGGCTTCTTTTGTGGCCAGAATTATTTCTTTAGCACGTTCCGGTTCGCCGATTAAAGCGCTGCAGGCACCAATTTTAAACACCTTTTTTACCGGGCAACCCATGTTTATGTCGATTCCATCGAAATCGTAATTTTCGGTAATGTATTTGGCTATGTTGTGGTAAATTTCCGGGTTGCGCCCCCAGATTTGTGCCACAATTTTAATGTTGAGTTTTTTGAGCAAAGCACGTTCAGAGTCATTTATTATCAATCGTTCCGAAACACGTTCGCGACCAACCGGATGATTCATACCTTCAACAGAAGTGAACTCGGTAAAAACCATATGTAGTTTCCCCGGAGCTGTCATTCCCATTACGATTT
It contains:
- a CDS encoding tRNA-dihydrouridine synthase, producing the protein MNNFWQEFNGPAFSLAPMEDVTDTVFREIVMGMTAPGKLHMVFTEFTSVEGMNHPVGRERVSERLIINDSERALLKKLNIKIVAQIWGRNPEIYHNIAKYITENYDFDGIDINMGCPVKKVFKIGACSALIGEPERAKEIILATKEATHLPVSVKTRTGIKEHITENWMANLLEVDPAAIILHGRTQRMQSEGDASWEEIAKAVQLKNSLKPHIPVHGNGDVMSYQQGLDRVNQTGVNGVMIGRGIFHNPWFFNPETEEISMEDRIAKLLEHTRLFEQTWSPHKNFNILKRFYKIYLNSFPGAAKMRADVMEMKGYDEIYSYFK